Sequence from the Bacteroidetes bacterium SB0662_bin_6 genome:
CACTCTCAAGTTTCTATTCGACCTCTACGCGTGATGCACCAAATGATGTGGATATCAATCCGTTTTTCGGCATCATGTTTACAAGTCCCGCAGTGAGTCTTTTGGAGCGGGATGAAAACGGTGAACTCAAAGTGCGCGCCGATCCCTTATCTATTGAAGACAACCCGCTCTACATTATCGAGAACGTCGATGAAGTCCAAAAACGCTCTCGTATATATGGCAACTTGCGGCAAACCTGGGAGCCTATAGACTGGTTTGACCTCGAAGCCAATCTGAGTTTCGACCGCTCGGACCGCGATGGCCTGGAGTTTTATGACAAGGGATATCAGCAGATTGGCAACAATAGTAAGGAAGAGGGCGAAATCGAGCGGAGCAATGCCCTGTCCTCCGCCCTGAATGCCAACGTGACGGCTTCCTTTCGCAAGCAATTCGATCGCCTGGTTGCCCGCACACAGTTTCGCTGGGCAAAGGAGGATTTCACCAATGAGGCGGAATTCATCAGCGGCAGAGGACTCGCAGCGGCAGGACTTTCGGACCTTTCCAATATCAACACCGATGATAAAATCATCAGCTCCAGCAGTACAACGATCCGTTCCGAGGGCTTTTATGGCCTGGCAGGCGCGGACTATGCCGACCGCTACATCATCGACGCATTAGTGCGTCGCGATGGCAGCTCGCTTTTCGGTGCGGAGGAGAGGTGGCAAACCTATTTCCGCCTCAGCAGCGCATATCGCCTATCGGAAGAAACCTGGTGGCCTGCCAGGGATGCGCTTCCTGAATTCAAGCTGCGAGCTTCGTACGGCACCGCAGGCGCACGTCCATGCTTTGAGTGCCAATACGAAACGTTTTTTCTCTCCAATGGCCAACTAAGTAAATCGACCCTTGGTAATGAACTGCTGAAACCCGAATTGCAGAAAGAAACCGAACTGGGACTGGAATTTTCTGTTTGGAATAAGGCATTTGTCGAATTGATATATGCAGATTCCAGAGTGGAAGATCAGTTGTTGCTCGTTCCATTGTCTGCCTCAGTAGGATATGAAGGACAATGGCAAAATGCCGGAACCCTCGAGTCTAATACCATAGAGGCATCTGTCCGTGCATCGTTGTTCCGGAATGCTTCCGGCAGTCTGGATATAGGTGTTGTTTTTGATCGTACACGTCAGGAAATCATCGAGTTTTCTCCCCCGGCGTTCCGGGGAGGCCCCAAGAATGCCTTCTATATTCGGGAGGGAGAAATTCTGGGAGCCATGTACGGGGACAAGTTTCTGACGGCTCTGGACGAACTGCCCACAGGCGTTGCAGAAAATCAGTTCCAGGTTAATGATCACGGCTATGTGGTATGGGTCGGCCCGGATAATACCTATACGGACGGCATTGCCAAAAACCTTTGGGGAACTTCCAGCGACCAAATGACGACCCCCTGTGGGGACAAGTCGTACGGATGGGGCATGCCGATTCTATTCGAGAATGAAGAATGCACGGCATTCTCCAGAATTGGTAATACCCTCCCCGACTATAATCTGGGAATAAACACCACATTACGCTGGCGCGGAATCACCGTCTATATGCTCTGGAATGCACAGATAGGCGGCGATATATACAACGCTACGGCTCAGTGGGGCTACAGGGATAACAGACATAGGGATCAGGACCAGGCAGGTAAGTCCGACGCGCTCAAGAAGACGGCCAATTACATGCAAGCGCTCTACCACGCGAACGGGACAAACAACCACTTCGTCGAAGAAGGCGACTATGTGAAGCTGCGTGAATTCACGGTGGAATATACCCTCGGCAGAGAGCGGCTTTTACGGATGTTCGGCAACGCATTAGGATTACATCGCGTGAGCTTTGGCATCACCGGCCGTAATCTGCTCACCTTCACAAACTATTCGGGGTTTGATCCCGAAACCGGTCGGACCAGCGAAAACGCCACGGTTGGCGGAGATGCATCGTTGTTCCGTGTGGACCAGTTTCGCTATCCGAACTACCGCAACCTTACAGGCAGGGTCACCATTGAGTTTTGAATGACGGGAGATACAAAATGAACGTGTTGCGCAGCATGCGGACCGCAGTATGGATTTCCTTTCTCGTCTTCACATGGACCGGATGTGCGGACCTGGTGGTCGAGAACGACAACAGCCCTGACAAAAGTCAGGTGCTGGCCGACCCCAACGATGTGGTCAATCTTATCGGGAGTTCCTTTCTCGACTTCTGGCGCGCCAATGTGTGGCAAAACGGGCAAATGCCCCTTACGGCAATCGCGGATGAATATTCCTATTCGTGGGCTAATTTTGCCGGACGGCATCTCTCTTCCGAGCCACGCGTTGCTTTCGACAACAGCCCGACATTCGCCTACGCCGACGCAATGAAGGAGCCCTGGGACAATAATTATCTGGCCATTTCGAATACCTCGGACGCGTTGTCTATCATCAACCAGGATGAGTCGGCATTCGAAGAAGCAGCCAAGCTCAAAGCGTTCGCCAGGTTTATCCAGGGTCTGTGCCATGGTTACATTGCACTGCGCTACGATCAGGGTTTTACGGTGGATGAAGATTCGGATTTGACTACGCTGGAGTTGAAACCCTACCCGGAGGTTATGGAGTTTGCCCTTCAAAAACTGGAAGAGTCAATCGCCATAGCTAACAGCAACCCCTTCACCATTCCTGCTGAAGACGACTGGATATTTGGGCTTACTGTCACCAATGAAGATCTGGTCCGACTGGCCCATTCCTTTATGGCGCGGTTTATTGCCTCGGTCGGACGGAGGCCTGCCGAGCGGGCAAGCACCAACTGGGCATTGGTAATACAGCATGCCGAACAGGGCATTACGGAGGACTGGGCCCCTGTAGGAAACGATTCGGGAGAACTCGAATGGGATCCGACCAAGGCATGGGGACAAGAAGGGCGTTCATGGTCTCGCGCAGATTATCGTACGATCGGCCCTGCGGACAAATCGGGAGGTTTCCGGAACTGGCTTAACCAACCGGTTGAAGATCGTAGCGTATTTGACATTTATACTTCGGACAGGCGCATCGTGGGGCCGGAAGACGGGATGGAAACCATCGTGGCGGGCGAGCAGCGTGACAGAGCGGGTGCTCATACAGCAGGAACCGTGCTCACCTACCCTCAGAACAGCGGAACCGACTTCGAATACTGGGGCGTTCCGGGTCCCTTTCCACCCTCTCGAGGCACCTACCACTATTCGTCCCACACACATAAGAGATACCGTGCATATCTGGACAACGGCAACAACGGTCCCATGGTCCAATTCAAAGTAACGGAACTGGATATGCTTATTGCCGAAGGGTTGCTGCGAACCGGAGGAAGTACTGACAGAGCAGCTGAACTCATCAATAAAACGCGTGTGGAGCGGGGCCAATTGAATCCTGCTTCAGGCTCAGACGCGGTCGGTAGCCCTGACGACGATCAGAGCCCTATGGATGACGCCAGTTTATGGGCAAAACTCAAACACGAAAAAAATATAGAATGCTATCTGGCCGCAAGCGGCAGAGCGTACTTTGACAAGCGTGGTTGGGGGGACCTGGTGCCAGGAAGCCCCCTTCATTTCGCCGTACCGGGCGGTGAACTTGAAGTGCTCCAGATACCCATCTATACCTTTGGAGGACCAGGAGGTGAGGATGCAGCTTCCAAGGCGGGCCGCGGCGCCTACCGCACAAGCAACATCTACATTGAGCGTCCCAAGTGACAGGAAGCGGATTAAACAATACGTCAAGTTGTTTCACGAAAGAGACTGACGTACCCGCGCCTCTCGCTCCTTGACATGGCCGGCCCGCGTGATAAGGTCTTCCTCTTAATTACGCACGATGGTAAGATTTTTGGCCCCGGGCTCGATCGCCTCCATAGTCTCTGTACCGTCCGCCCAGCGTACCCAGACATCCTGGACCTTTCCGGCGCCATATCCCATCAACAGCGTCGTCGAAGACTGACTCCAATATCCCGACCCCGCCGACACTATCCGGACCGGTCCCCAGTCGCTCTCGCCATAGCGAAGCCGCACAAGCGCGCCTATAGCGGGCCTGCCTGATTCGCTGAGGCGAATCCGCAAGCCGGATTGCGCCCGCTTGTTCCGAAAAAGGTTCGTCTCTGCCCCGTTTTGCGTCACCACCATGTCAAGCCGCCCATCCTCGTCGTAATCGCTCGCAGCAACGGCCCGTTGTTCCCCGTATACCTTTATCCCGGACATATCTCCCCTGGCGCTCGTAAAACTACCGTGGCCATTGCCCATCAGCCAAAGTCCCCGGCCCGCATCAAGGCGAGGCGTACCAGACGGCAGGGCAAACATGTTCTGGCCGATAAAAAGGTCCTCGTTCCCATCGGAATTCAGGTCGCCGACCACCATGCCGAAACCCGCTGTCCATTGTGCCTCAACGGGAAGCGGATGTACCTCAAAACCGGATTCTCTATTGAGAAAGACCGTGGAAGCAAGCCATGTCGCGTTCTTGTATGCGCCTCGGGCCAACCGAGGGCCGATCATTTCGTCAAGGGTTGAAGCTGCATACTGACGAAAGGTGCGCACTCGCCGGCGCACCAGAGGCAATCCGGCCGAAAGGGCAACCAGTTTGCGTGTTGGAACGTACCCCCCCACAACCTGCTCATATCTGGCCTCCACGATATCCATCCGGTTGTCCAGATCGAAATCTCCGTAGTACAGTCGCAAGTCGTGCCCGTCACGTTCCGGTCGACCATACGGCGAATTCCATCCCCAGTTCGTCGCGACAATGTCCAGGCGCCCATCCCCATTGAAGTCCCCCAGTCCAACGCCTTGCCACCACCCCTTGTAGTTCTCCAATCCATAGGAGGCCGTGACATCTTCAAACTTGCCTGCGCCCAGCCCTCGAAACACCTGTATGGAACCCCATTCGGTAGCCAGTATCACATCCTGGTTGCCATCTCCGTCGAGATCGCCAATAGCTATTCCACTCACAAGACCGGGACGGTCAAAGACCTGTGAGCTTTCATCGTACACAAAGCGATCTTCTTCATTCCAATACACCACCGATGAAGCTGCTTCAGGATAGCGTCCGGGAACATGCCGCCCCCCGGCAAGGATATCCATATCTCCATCTCCATCAAGGTCCCCAAGCGAAAGAGGCCCTACACTCGAAGAGCCGAATGGAAGACGCTGAATCCGTTCAAAGGAGCCTTCCGGTCGAACACGATAGATATCGACGGTAGAGGGAGCATACGGCCGCGCTTCATAGCCTGATATGCCGACCGCTACGAGCGCCCCTGCCTCGACACGCTCCAATACAACAATCCCCGTTTGATCCCCCGGGCTTTTTTCACCGACGGACCGCGGGGCTTCCAGGCGGCCGGTCCCGGTGTTACGAAGTAACGTCAGGCGCCCTCCACGGCCATTCCCTATGAGCAAATCATCATCTCCATCCCCGTCCACATCAGCCCATGCCGCTGCGGGCCCCTGTCGGCTAAGTTTCCATGGAAGAAGAGGCTGCTCCCGAAAATCGTCAAAGAAGGGCTCGTGATGTTCATGCACAATCCGGATTTTTTCAAAGTATGGATCGGGTTCGGTTAAATGTTCATTCGTCGTACGTCGAACGACAGAAGATTCAAATATTTCATAATGCCTGTTGGCCTGCACCCTCTCGACAAGCGTACGCCCGCCACTGCGCCACAACACTTCAAGTCGCATATCTTGTGCATCGCCGGCGGCAAAAGAAACCAACGTCTCACTGGAAGAAAGGTATTGCCCCCCGGCAATGATTTCCTTTTCCTGCACCGGCAAGCCCCCGCCCGAAAGGCGGACTTTCGCTCCGATACCCTTCGTGTTCGGAAATAATCCCCGCAGGCTTACCGCCACACGGGAATTGGATGTATGGTTGCGAAACAGGGCGGCGGGCCGGTTCAGGCGACTGACAACCACATCAAGATCGCCGTCACGATCCAGATCACCCAAAGCCAGCCCGTGGGAGACATCGGCTTCATAGCCCAGGCCCCAACCATCGGCAATTTCTTCAAAGGTCCCGTCTCCCCGATTACGAAAAGCGATGTTTTTGAGATCAAGGGGTGGAAACAGCAGCACTTCATCCCGCCACGCTTCTCCGGAGGATATCGTCGCCATGCGCATGCGCGTGTCCGCATCCATGGCGTCATAGGCATGCCCCGTGGCCAGCAGCAGATCTTCCCAGCCATCCAGGTCCACATCCAGAAAAGCACTGCCCCAGGTCCATTCGGAGGCATGAATTCCGGCCATGTGGGCAATCTCGGAAAAGGCGCCGTCTCCCCGGTTGAGAAAGAGCGTGTTTTGCATCTCCTGGGGACGGTTGTCTATGTCTCCTGGATCGGATAATTCGGGAAACTGCAGGCCGGGCTGCTGCCTGTGGCGTCGTCGATGATCACGGCTAAGCATGTCTGCCTGAAAAAGATCCGCATCGCCGTCTCTGTCCATGTCGGAAACAGCCACAGCCATAGTAGACTGGCTCGTCTTGCGGAAAGTCAGGCGAGGCACTGCCCTGAAAGTCCCCTGCCCATCGCCAAGCCAGAAATGATCCGGACTCTCAAAATCATTGCATACCAGCAGGTCAGGCGCCCCGTCCCCATTGATATCCTGAAACCGCACAGTCAAAGCCCAATCACGAGGCGCCTCCTGCAATGCCCGACCCTCTTCGTCAAGGAATGCTCCCCCGGTAAAGGACTGAGGGGTAAAGCGCCCTGCGCCGTCATTGATATAGTAGCCATCCACCTCACCGCTTTCGAAACGCATCACGCGATCCTTTTGCACACGAACGACATAA
This genomic interval carries:
- a CDS encoding SusC/RagA family TonB-linked outer membrane protein gives rise to the protein MIRKSQISCLTLLLLLPIVATAQNVTISGVVTDTDNQVLIGANVSITDLLLGASTDIEGRYSFEVPSVYAGQSFDLKVQYIGYSPQTRAVTISPTAMTEHFVLAEDFFNLDEVVVTGVAEATPKKKLAFTVDQVDRDLVELAPARSPLHGLHGKVAGASVIAQSGQPGDGISVRLRGSTSISGSSQPLYIVDGVILGADQVDIDALDIENIEIVKGASASSLYGSRAQNGVLQISTKRGDHIPVNQTRVTIRNEIGTNFMPRKFIPNNSHNYRMNAAGTSFVDADGNDIPYGSATVIDGSTAVSFLDNPYPGVTYNAFDEFFNPGNTWTNAIAVSRNTRTTNFLLSFANLTEEGIIVGQKGYNRKSVRLNMDHHLKRTWAISLSSFYSTSTRDAPNDVDINPFFGIMFTSPAVSLLERDENGELKVRADPLSIEDNPLYIIENVDEVQKRSRIYGNLRQTWEPIDWFDLEANLSFDRSDRDGLEFYDKGYQQIGNNSKEEGEIERSNALSSALNANVTASFRKQFDRLVARTQFRWAKEDFTNEAEFISGRGLAAAGLSDLSNINTDDKIISSSSTTIRSEGFYGLAGADYADRYIIDALVRRDGSSLFGAEERWQTYFRLSSAYRLSEETWWPARDALPEFKLRASYGTAGARPCFECQYETFFLSNGQLSKSTLGNELLKPELQKETELGLEFSVWNKAFVELIYADSRVEDQLLLVPLSASVGYEGQWQNAGTLESNTIEASVRASLFRNASGSLDIGVVFDRTRQEIIEFSPPAFRGGPKNAFYIREGEILGAMYGDKFLTALDELPTGVAENQFQVNDHGYVVWVGPDNTYTDGIAKNLWGTSSDQMTTPCGDKSYGWGMPILFENEECTAFSRIGNTLPDYNLGINTTLRWRGITVYMLWNAQIGGDIYNATAQWGYRDNRHRDQDQAGKSDALKKTANYMQALYHANGTNNHFVEEGDYVKLREFTVEYTLGRERLLRMFGNALGLHRVSFGITGRNLLTFTNYSGFDPETGRTSENATVGGDASLFRVDQFRYPNYRNLTGRVTIEF
- a CDS encoding RagB/SusD family nutrient uptake outer membrane protein, encoding MNVLRSMRTAVWISFLVFTWTGCADLVVENDNSPDKSQVLADPNDVVNLIGSSFLDFWRANVWQNGQMPLTAIADEYSYSWANFAGRHLSSEPRVAFDNSPTFAYADAMKEPWDNNYLAISNTSDALSIINQDESAFEEAAKLKAFARFIQGLCHGYIALRYDQGFTVDEDSDLTTLELKPYPEVMEFALQKLEESIAIANSNPFTIPAEDDWIFGLTVTNEDLVRLAHSFMARFIASVGRRPAERASTNWALVIQHAEQGITEDWAPVGNDSGELEWDPTKAWGQEGRSWSRADYRTIGPADKSGGFRNWLNQPVEDRSVFDIYTSDRRIVGPEDGMETIVAGEQRDRAGAHTAGTVLTYPQNSGTDFEYWGVPGPFPPSRGTYHYSSHTHKRYRAYLDNGNNGPMVQFKVTELDMLIAEGLLRTGGSTDRAAELINKTRVERGQLNPASGSDAVGSPDDDQSPMDDASLWAKLKHEKNIECYLAASGRAYFDKRGWGDLVPGSPLHFAVPGGELEVLQIPIYTFGGPGGEDAASKAGRGAYRTSNIYIERPK